One genomic window of Legionella jordanis includes the following:
- the serC gene encoding 3-phosphoserine/phosphohydroxythreonine transaminase — MNRGFNFGAGPAMLPEPILKEVQTELLNWQNTGMSIMEIGHRTPEFIELMAKAEQGLRELLHIPSNYHVLFLGGAARTQFAMIALNFLDQSEQGAYLISGIWSALAFKEACKLKNAYCVASSESQGFVDWPEMTDWQIQDKTRYLYFTSNETINGIRLKAPTFTGLPLIADMTSSILSEPIDVQNYHLIFAGAQKNIANSGLTVVIVRDEFLNSIGDKILPTMLDYRIHAMEHSIYATPPTFNCYIALKMFDWLKQQGGVKAIYEVNCKKANMLYDYIDSSSFYSCKIAKQARSLVNVCFTLKKSDLEPIFLTKASRRGLLALKGHRAVGGLRASLYNSMPLVAVEQLIEFMCDFAKEYD, encoded by the coding sequence ATGAATAGAGGCTTTAATTTCGGGGCAGGCCCTGCCATGCTCCCCGAACCAATTCTTAAGGAAGTGCAGACAGAACTTCTGAATTGGCAGAACACTGGCATGTCCATTATGGAAATCGGCCATCGAACCCCTGAATTCATAGAATTAATGGCCAAAGCAGAGCAAGGCCTTCGTGAACTTTTGCACATTCCTTCCAATTATCATGTCCTTTTTTTAGGCGGAGCCGCACGCACGCAATTTGCCATGATTGCGTTAAATTTTTTAGATCAGTCTGAGCAAGGTGCCTATCTTATAAGCGGTATTTGGTCTGCATTAGCCTTTAAGGAAGCTTGTAAATTAAAAAATGCTTATTGTGTAGCCAGTAGCGAGTCGCAGGGTTTTGTGGACTGGCCAGAAATGACAGACTGGCAGATTCAGGATAAAACCCGTTATCTGTACTTCACTTCTAATGAAACCATCAATGGCATTCGTCTTAAGGCGCCAACTTTTACAGGCCTTCCATTGATTGCCGATATGACTTCCAGCATTTTAAGCGAGCCAATCGATGTGCAAAATTATCACTTAATTTTTGCGGGTGCTCAGAAGAACATTGCCAACTCTGGGTTGACTGTGGTTATTGTACGAGATGAATTTCTAAACAGCATCGGTGATAAAATTTTACCCACGATGCTGGATTATCGAATACATGCCATGGAACATTCAATCTATGCCACTCCTCCCACGTTTAACTGTTATATTGCATTGAAAATGTTTGACTGGCTTAAACAGCAGGGCGGAGTGAAAGCTATCTATGAGGTGAATTGTAAGAAAGCCAATATGCTCTACGATTATATTGACTCTTCTTCTTTTTATAGTTGCAAAATAGCAAAGCAGGCAAGATCACTTGTAAATGTTTGTTTTACCCTTAAAAAATCAGATCTTGAACCTATTTTTCTGACTAAAGCCAGTCGACGAGGTTTATTGGCTTTGAAAGGCCATCGTGCAGTGGGGGGGCTTCGTGCCAGTCTATATAATTCGATGCCTTTGGTTGCTGTGGAGCAATTAATAGAATTTATGTGCGATTTTGCTAAGGAATATGATTAA
- the aroA gene encoding 3-phosphoshikimate 1-carboxyvinyltransferase: protein MKLLDFVSSPVNALRGDITVPGDKSISHRSIILGAIARGTTTISGFLEGEDCLATLKAFRSMGVSIEGPVAQRVIIHGVGKHGLQKPKDVIDCGNSGTTIRLLSGLLAAQPFDSELTGDQSLQKRPMERVSRPLIQMGAEISTTDGKPPLRIKGGRNLQGITYEMPEASAQVKSCLLLAGMYAQGETRVIEPGFTRDHTERMLTTFSYPIQKSENTIIINSESECLGTDIIVPGDISSAAFFIVAATIIPGSELVIRNVGINPTRTGVIQILTHMGAHITLNNKRLCGEELVADLFVQHAPLEGIDIPSDLVPLAIDEFPIIFIAAACAKGQTLLHGARELRCKESDRIGAMVEGLQRLGIEAQAFDDGLYIQGGELQGGEVNSFHDHRIAMAFAIAGAVAKNPVTIKNCANVATSFPTFVRTANSIHLSIKENQYEAQ, encoded by the coding sequence ATGAAACTGCTAGATTTTGTCAGCAGCCCAGTGAATGCCCTGCGGGGCGATATCACGGTACCAGGTGATAAGTCCATTTCACACAGGTCAATTATTTTAGGTGCCATTGCACGCGGTACTACGACAATCAGTGGTTTTCTAGAGGGAGAAGATTGTCTGGCGACTTTGAAGGCGTTTCGCTCAATGGGGGTTTCGATTGAAGGGCCTGTTGCCCAACGAGTGATTATTCATGGCGTTGGTAAGCATGGTTTGCAAAAACCCAAAGATGTCATTGATTGTGGCAATTCCGGTACAACCATACGTTTGCTCTCAGGTCTTTTGGCCGCTCAGCCCTTCGATAGCGAATTGACGGGCGATCAAAGTTTACAAAAAAGGCCAATGGAGCGGGTGAGTCGACCATTAATCCAAATGGGAGCTGAGATCAGTACCACCGATGGTAAACCTCCTCTACGTATTAAAGGTGGTCGTAACTTGCAAGGGATTACCTATGAAATGCCTGAGGCGAGTGCTCAAGTAAAATCCTGTTTATTATTGGCAGGGATGTATGCACAGGGGGAGACCAGGGTCATTGAGCCCGGATTTACAAGAGACCATACTGAGCGTATGCTTACCACTTTTTCCTACCCCATTCAAAAATCAGAAAATACGATCATTATTAATTCTGAAAGCGAATGCCTGGGAACTGACATCATTGTTCCTGGAGATATCTCTTCTGCCGCCTTTTTCATTGTTGCAGCAACCATCATTCCTGGCTCCGAATTGGTTATTAGAAATGTTGGCATAAATCCCACAAGAACCGGGGTTATTCAAATTTTAACTCATATGGGAGCGCACATCACTTTAAATAATAAACGCCTTTGTGGTGAAGAATTGGTGGCAGACTTATTCGTTCAGCACGCTCCCCTGGAAGGTATTGATATTCCTTCTGATTTAGTTCCTCTGGCTATTGATGAGTTCCCCATTATTTTTATTGCGGCCGCTTGTGCCAAAGGCCAAACTTTGCTTCATGGGGCTAGAGAATTGCGATGCAAGGAAAGTGATCGAATTGGAGCAATGGTTGAAGGTTTGCAGCGTCTCGGCATTGAAGCTCAGGCTTTTGATGATGGTTTATATATTCAAGGCGGTGAGCTTCAAGGCGGGGAGGTAAACAGTTTCCATGATCATCGTATTGCCATGGCTTTTGCCATTGCTGGGGCAGTCGCAAAAAATCCAGTTACAATAAAAAATTGTGCCAACGTGGCGACTTCTTTTCCTACATTCGTGCGAACCGCAAATTCCATTCATTTGTCCATCAAGGAAAATCAATATGAAGCCCAGTAA
- the cmk gene encoding (d)CMP kinase produces MKPSKDVPVITLDGPSGTGKGTICHMLANHLQWHVLDSGSIYRVLALAAQKKKIDFNDEKGLAELARSLDLKFETNPEQKAAVLLDGNNVIDEIRSEECGQNASKIAVLPEVRNALLDRQRAFAVLPGLVTDGRDMGTVVFPHASLKLYLYATPEERAFRRYLQLKEKGIDASLAEVVDELAKRDARDTSRVHAPLKPAEDAVFIDTTGLTVVQVFEHVLKLLDEHLYFR; encoded by the coding sequence ATGAAGCCCAGTAAAGACGTCCCTGTTATTACTTTGGATGGACCAAGTGGTACAGGCAAGGGAACCATTTGCCACATGCTCGCGAATCATCTACAGTGGCATGTTTTAGACAGTGGTTCAATCTATCGAGTTTTGGCTTTGGCTGCACAAAAGAAAAAAATTGATTTTAATGATGAAAAAGGACTTGCGGAATTAGCCCGCTCTCTGGATCTAAAATTTGAAACCAATCCAGAGCAAAAAGCGGCTGTTTTACTGGATGGAAACAATGTCATTGACGAAATCAGAAGTGAAGAGTGTGGGCAAAATGCTTCTAAAATTGCTGTTCTTCCTGAAGTTAGAAACGCTTTGCTAGATCGTCAGCGCGCCTTTGCCGTACTTCCCGGCTTGGTTACTGATGGCCGAGATATGGGCACAGTGGTTTTCCCACATGCTTCATTAAAACTTTATTTGTATGCAACACCCGAAGAAAGAGCATTTCGACGATATTTACAGTTGAAAGAAAAAGGAATTGATGCTAGCCTCGCCGAAGTTGTTGATGAATTGGCTAAACGGGATGCAAGAGACACTTCTCGAGTGCATGCGCCATTGAAACCCGCAGAGGATGCGGTTTTTATCGATACAACTGGATTAACAGTTGTACAAGTGTTCGAACATGTATTAAAATTACTCGATGAACATTTGTATTTCCGTTAA
- the rpsA gene encoding 30S ribosomal protein S1 → MSESFKELFEQSIAGAQFYPGAIISAKVIGIDNDWVTLNAGLKSEGIVSVQEFQDKNGKLEIHLGDTVEVALDSVEDGYGETLLSREKAKRQEAWRKLSKCHENNDTVTGLISGKVKGGFTVEIGSIRAFLPGSLVDVRPVRDPSYLEGKELEFKVIKMDLKRNNIVVSRRAVVEEESSADRQALLESLHEGQVLNGIVKNLTDYGAFIDLGGIDGLLHITDISWKRVKHPSEVLTVGQDVRVKVLSFDSERNRVSLGMKQLGNDPWVDLVERYPVGKKLKGKVTNITDYGCFVEIEEGVEGLVHMSEMDWTNKNVHPSKVVSMGDVVDVMVLEIDEERRRISLGMKQCVGNPWHQFAQSHSKGQKVKGKIRSITDFGIFIGLEGEIDGLVHLSDISWNIPGEEAVKQFKKGQELEAVILAIDAERERISLGLKQLEGDAWTTYVEEHGKGAIVKGKVSAVDAKTVTVELASDVTGTIRANEISEERVDDASNFFKEGDEVEAKIINIDKKNRSIALSVKAKDAQDQAEAIKKYSRSGEVASTTLGDLLKEKMASKEGE, encoded by the coding sequence ATGTCTGAAAGTTTCAAAGAATTGTTTGAGCAAAGTATCGCTGGCGCACAGTTTTATCCAGGAGCGATCATTTCCGCCAAAGTTATCGGGATCGATAACGATTGGGTCACCTTAAATGCTGGTCTAAAATCCGAAGGCATTGTTTCAGTTCAAGAATTCCAAGATAAGAATGGAAAGCTGGAAATCCATCTCGGTGACACCGTTGAAGTAGCGCTGGACTCAGTAGAGGACGGCTATGGCGAAACCCTGCTATCCAGAGAAAAAGCAAAACGCCAAGAAGCATGGCGCAAACTGTCCAAATGCCACGAAAACAATGATACAGTGACCGGTTTAATTTCCGGCAAAGTCAAAGGTGGCTTCACGGTAGAAATCGGCTCAATTCGCGCCTTTTTGCCAGGTTCTTTGGTTGATGTCAGACCAGTTCGTGATCCTTCCTACCTAGAAGGTAAAGAATTAGAGTTTAAAGTCATCAAAATGGATCTCAAGCGCAATAACATTGTTGTGTCTCGTCGTGCTGTTGTTGAAGAAGAAAGCAGTGCTGATAGACAAGCGCTTCTTGAATCCTTACATGAAGGCCAAGTACTCAATGGTATTGTTAAAAACCTCACCGATTACGGTGCATTTATTGACTTGGGCGGAATTGACGGCTTGTTGCACATTACTGACATTTCTTGGAAGCGTGTTAAGCATCCAAGCGAGGTACTAACTGTTGGCCAGGATGTCCGTGTAAAAGTTTTGAGTTTCGACAGCGAGCGCAACCGTGTATCACTCGGCATGAAACAGTTGGGTAATGATCCATGGGTTGATCTGGTTGAGCGTTATCCAGTCGGTAAAAAACTGAAGGGTAAAGTCACCAATATTACAGACTACGGTTGCTTTGTTGAAATTGAAGAGGGTGTAGAAGGCTTGGTTCACATGTCTGAAATGGATTGGACCAATAAAAATGTTCACCCAAGCAAAGTTGTTTCCATGGGCGATGTCGTTGATGTGATGGTTCTTGAAATTGATGAAGAACGTCGACGTATTTCCTTGGGCATGAAACAATGCGTAGGCAATCCCTGGCATCAATTTGCTCAAAGTCATAGCAAGGGACAGAAAGTTAAAGGTAAGATTCGTTCTATTACTGATTTCGGAATCTTCATCGGCCTTGAAGGCGAAATTGACGGACTCGTTCACTTATCTGATATTTCCTGGAATATTCCTGGAGAAGAAGCGGTTAAGCAGTTCAAGAAAGGACAAGAGCTTGAGGCTGTTATTTTGGCCATCGATGCTGAGCGTGAGCGAATTTCCTTAGGCTTGAAACAGCTTGAAGGCGATGCATGGACTACCTATGTTGAAGAACATGGCAAAGGCGCAATTGTTAAGGGCAAGGTATCTGCAGTTGATGCCAAGACTGTAACTGTTGAGCTGGCTTCAGATGTTACTGGCACCATTCGCGCCAATGAAATTTCTGAAGAACGAGTCGATGACGCGAGTAATTTCTTCAAAGAAGGTGATGAAGTTGAAGCTAAAATCATCAACATTGACAAGAAAAATCGCAGCATTGCTCTTTCAGTTAAAGCCAAAGATGCTCAAGATCAAGCTGAAGCAATTAAGAAATACTCCCGCAGCGGGGAAGTTGCTTCAACCACTTTAGGTGATTTGCTTAAAGAGAAAATGGCCAGCAAAGAAGGCGAATAA
- a CDS encoding lipopolysaccharide assembly protein LapA domain-containing protein, protein MRLFMMIIYLVLILLGVTFAALNASSVVVNFYFSKVTMPIAVLMTIMLGIGLLLGFLLFLYRYWRLKIEYAKLKNQFKLTEKEIKNLRSIPLQDQH, encoded by the coding sequence ATGCGCCTTTTTATGATGATAATTTATTTGGTTTTGATCTTATTAGGTGTTACCTTTGCTGCCTTAAATGCTTCATCTGTTGTGGTGAATTTTTACTTCAGCAAAGTAACCATGCCTATTGCTGTGCTTATGACTATCATGTTGGGTATAGGTTTACTTTTAGGCTTTCTTTTGTTTTTATATCGCTACTGGCGGCTTAAAATTGAATACGCAAAACTTAAAAACCAATTTAAATTGACTGAGAAAGAAATTAAAAATTTGCGATCAATCCCCTTACAGGATCAGCATTAA
- the lapB gene encoding lipopolysaccharide assembly protein LapB has translation MINLWPLLLPAAAWSGWWVASRNYSAKETRFNNRLSREYVVGLNYLLNEQPDKAVDIFIKLLEVDSDTVETHLALGSLFRRRGEVDRAIRIHQNLIARPQLSLRERKEALMALGQDYMSAGLFDRAERIFLEVVELGGGSETCSLQGLLAIYQQEKAWEKALDVAKKLELSLGQSMHTQAAHYYCEIAAQALKSNAFEKAQNAIKQAFMVDKMCVRASLMQASLDMQMGRYKQAIRSLKRVPEQDPEFLSEIIEPLVACHRELDSMDECIEHLQQTLTEHPRASTIFVIGEFLRNHKSVDVAIDFVSDKLGTHPSIRGLNRLIFWHLETAHGKVREKLQMLYDITSKFLDNKPIYRCGQCGFGGKHLHWHCPSCKQWGRMKPVHGLEGD, from the coding sequence ATGATTAATTTATGGCCCTTACTGTTACCTGCCGCGGCTTGGTCAGGATGGTGGGTTGCGAGCCGTAATTATTCGGCCAAAGAAACCCGTTTCAATAATCGTTTATCTCGCGAATATGTAGTGGGCTTGAATTATTTGCTCAATGAGCAGCCGGATAAAGCAGTTGATATCTTTATTAAGTTGCTTGAGGTCGATAGCGATACAGTAGAAACACATCTTGCTTTGGGTAGTCTATTCAGGCGGCGAGGAGAAGTCGACAGGGCAATACGAATCCATCAAAATTTGATTGCTCGCCCGCAACTCAGTCTCAGAGAACGTAAGGAAGCCCTTATGGCTCTTGGTCAGGACTACATGAGTGCTGGCTTATTTGACCGTGCAGAACGTATTTTCCTTGAGGTAGTTGAGTTGGGTGGAGGGAGTGAGACTTGTAGCCTCCAGGGACTATTGGCCATTTATCAGCAGGAAAAAGCTTGGGAAAAGGCTTTAGATGTTGCTAAAAAACTTGAACTGTCTTTAGGCCAAAGCATGCATACCCAGGCTGCTCACTATTATTGCGAAATAGCAGCACAAGCCCTAAAGTCCAATGCATTTGAGAAAGCACAAAATGCCATTAAGCAGGCGTTTATGGTCGACAAGATGTGCGTACGGGCTAGTCTCATGCAAGCTTCTCTTGATATGCAAATGGGGCGCTATAAGCAAGCTATTCGCTCTTTGAAACGTGTTCCTGAGCAGGATCCGGAATTTCTAAGTGAGATCATTGAGCCGTTAGTCGCTTGCCATCGTGAACTGGATTCAATGGACGAATGCATTGAGCACCTTCAACAAACTCTGACAGAACATCCAAGAGCTTCTACCATTTTTGTTATTGGGGAATTTTTACGTAACCACAAAAGCGTTGATGTCGCCATTGATTTTGTATCTGATAAATTAGGAACACACCCTTCAATCAGAGGGTTAAACCGTCTCATTTTTTGGCATCTGGAAACAGCTCATGGCAAAGTAAGAGAAAAGTTGCAGATGCTTTACGATATAACCAGTAAATTTTTAGATAATAAACCGATATATCGTTGTGGACAGTGCGGTTTTGGCGGCAAACATCTTCATTGGCATTGCCCAAGTTGTAAGCAGTGGGGTAGAATGAAGCCAGTTCATGGTTTGGAAGGGGATTAG
- a CDS encoding DegT/DnrJ/EryC1/StrS family aminotransferase, whose amino-acid sequence MQFIDLKHQYRLIEQNILKGIQNVLEHGQYIMGPEITKLEKELAQFLGVRHAIVNSSGTDALLMALMALELEPGDEVITSPFSFFATAEVIALCQAKPVFVDIEPDTYNIDPDKIEAAITEKTKAIMPVSLYGQCADMNRINNIAKRYGLPVVEDGAQSFGATYHGDYSCALSTIGCTSFFPSKPLGGYGDSGACFTDDDILAERMVEVRIHGQNARYCHRRIGINGRMDTIQAAILLEKMKLFPDEIIMRQRVAENYEKLLSNVVKTPVIKPGHTSVFAQYTIEVPNRELFQKQMQALGIPTAVHYPIAMHEQEALLHLGYKRGDFPHAERASQYVVSLPMHPYLTIDDQQRIAAAVKSCLSHEAVEA is encoded by the coding sequence ATGCAATTTATAGATCTTAAACATCAATATAGATTAATTGAGCAAAATATTTTAAAGGGCATCCAAAATGTTCTTGAGCATGGTCAATACATCATGGGGCCTGAAATAACCAAACTTGAGAAAGAGCTGGCACAATTTTTAGGCGTGAGACATGCCATAGTGAATTCGAGCGGGACAGATGCATTATTAATGGCGTTAATGGCTTTGGAATTGGAACCAGGTGATGAAGTAATAACCAGTCCATTCAGTTTTTTTGCTACAGCGGAAGTCATTGCACTTTGTCAGGCGAAACCTGTTTTTGTTGATATTGAACCGGATACTTACAATATCGATCCAGATAAAATCGAGGCAGCGATTACTGAGAAAACCAAAGCGATTATGCCCGTGAGCTTATATGGGCAATGCGCTGATATGAATCGCATCAATAACATTGCAAAGCGCTATGGTCTGCCCGTTGTTGAGGATGGCGCACAAAGCTTTGGCGCAACCTATCATGGAGACTATTCTTGCGCTTTATCAACAATTGGCTGCACCAGTTTCTTTCCTTCAAAACCTTTAGGGGGATATGGAGATTCGGGAGCTTGTTTTACCGATGACGATATCCTCGCAGAAAGAATGGTGGAAGTGCGTATTCATGGTCAAAATGCCAGGTACTGTCACCGCAGAATTGGAATAAATGGGCGAATGGATACAATCCAGGCCGCTATCCTTCTGGAAAAAATGAAGCTATTTCCAGATGAAATCATTATGCGCCAAAGAGTAGCGGAAAATTACGAAAAACTGCTTTCTAATGTGGTAAAAACTCCAGTGATTAAGCCCGGTCATACTTCGGTTTTTGCGCAATATACAATCGAAGTTCCTAATCGCGAGTTATTCCAAAAGCAAATGCAAGCCTTGGGTATTCCTACTGCTGTTCATTATCCAATAGCCATGCATGAACAAGAAGCTTTACTTCATTTAGGCTATAAAAGAGGCGACTTTCCTCATGCGGAACGCGCCAGTCAATACGTGGTAAGTTTACCAATGCACCCCTATTTGACGATTGACGATCAACAAAGAATTGCCGCCGCAGTCAAATCTTGCTTGTCCCATGAGGCAGTGGAGGCCTAA
- the pyrF gene encoding orotidine-5'-phosphate decarboxylase, with protein MNPKLIVAFDFHRQEEAFQLLTQLNPKQCAIKIGSEMFTLFGTELVRTIINKGFKVFLDLKFHDIPNTVAQACHACANLGVWMINVHACGGLKMMQAAREALNPYGAKRPLLIAVTVLTSMTAEDLIQINVETSVEEQVQNLACLSKTAGLDGVVCSAFEVPTIKNACGPSFITVTPGIRLPESSLDDQARIMTPSQAIQAGSDYLVIGRPITRAPSPSKIIDLILTSID; from the coding sequence GTGAACCCAAAGCTTATTGTTGCTTTTGATTTTCATCGACAAGAAGAAGCATTTCAGTTGCTAACGCAGCTTAATCCAAAACAGTGTGCCATAAAAATTGGCAGTGAAATGTTTACCTTATTTGGGACTGAACTGGTTCGAACCATTATAAATAAAGGCTTTAAGGTCTTTTTGGATTTAAAATTTCACGACATTCCGAACACCGTAGCTCAGGCTTGCCATGCCTGTGCGAACTTGGGTGTTTGGATGATAAACGTCCATGCTTGCGGTGGTTTAAAAATGATGCAAGCCGCTAGAGAAGCTTTAAATCCTTATGGAGCTAAACGCCCCTTGTTGATTGCAGTCACGGTGTTGACCAGTATGACGGCGGAAGATTTGATCCAAATCAATGTTGAAACATCTGTTGAAGAACAGGTTCAAAATTTAGCCTGCTTATCTAAAACCGCAGGTTTGGATGGCGTTGTTTGCTCCGCCTTTGAAGTTCCAACGATAAAGAATGCTTGTGGCCCATCATTCATTACTGTCACCCCCGGTATCCGATTGCCTGAAAGCAGCCTGGATGACCAGGCTCGCATAATGACACCTTCGCAAGCGATTCAGGCCGGGAGTGATTATCTCGTTATTGGGAGGCCGATTACACGCGCGCCTTCACCATCAAAGATAATCGATCTAATTTTGACTTCCATTGACTAA
- the vpdC gene encoding Dot/Icm T4SS effector VpdC, which produces MSRKDVLNDLLSQDIVHHPNVLLLKKFLLCVHHGWFRINGQPPDSKFSLSDYLLDDERIIIDFTRMSEISRKKFLQWFLAPHREQAYTALLSGVTTNNYRGYTAEVGLSWWGRITNLLFYRRKSYHWHLAPLELSLNYQLTGLEICEDTHGLLIGFNQLAPGETGTKYREPQDNQTEPLRNTKRVILTDAMVEHLLTTDIQAQNFSSMVSNPHPFAVRVLCQSKRMQDMREYRQTQRLITTKSWLQRLFDRLKAWFTKPSNEIEMEEILGGSKDYRLLFKDQQAEIYRRETNGQILVIEKRQDVDSFVFCGGGAKIFAHVGGIKAFEEAGISADKFAGSSAGAIMAILCYIGCSSAEILEFFQGFKEENLIHYDIDSSGLSDARALKAALDYMIVKKVNGIIDKYSIDKTAEGRRFLAEHVFRFGKITFESLHKLKCKYPDCGLGKELIVTATHVERRETRYFSFPTTPWAEISEAGKTSASFPVIFKPTLLDGKPHKDGGILNNLPTETFKDDRTTLLESEHGNCLRMLAFQFDHGYERSLVDRLVERVYRENFFWNWIYGLLTGVKDPVSGWEKDRLKLLQHSNQVVLIPVGKISSTQFNLDMRDQNELVKNGYEAANHYIQARYDRTEEKAKNVELMFSTFSSLEELLYFSCYRGHAEWFERIAREAQQEGMSEEKIVELRRNYFTQAQNRHESPTDQDDFTSHLSSERTEKCWIFRNMRLFEAVYPIFHRLPSNFVNHANDVKLFKLARHFLSLNQPLFGLRYLNAVKGPTHILFHIFTQFLQSSHLAKIEDIAEKFKLLNRALQVNEYKIKSEVFWGNWNLLPRQGLRVINLILKENWEELQNLCASLKQGEEPLEVFSVLDTSIVEEEDDIYLDNRIIEGDRSRLSI; this is translated from the coding sequence ATGTCAAGAAAAGACGTATTAAATGATCTATTAAGCCAAGATATTGTCCATCATCCTAATGTTCTCTTATTAAAAAAATTCCTGCTTTGCGTCCACCATGGCTGGTTTCGCATCAATGGACAGCCGCCCGATTCCAAATTCAGTTTGAGTGATTATTTACTGGATGATGAGCGTATCATTATTGATTTTACGAGAATGAGCGAAATCTCGCGTAAAAAATTCCTGCAGTGGTTTTTAGCTCCTCATCGGGAGCAGGCTTATACAGCTCTTCTTTCAGGAGTTACGACTAATAATTATCGTGGGTATACGGCAGAAGTCGGCTTAAGCTGGTGGGGACGTATAACAAATTTATTATTTTATCGCAGAAAATCCTATCACTGGCATTTGGCTCCATTAGAGCTCTCATTGAATTATCAGTTAACTGGCCTTGAGATTTGCGAAGACACTCATGGGTTATTGATAGGGTTTAATCAATTAGCTCCTGGTGAGACTGGAACAAAATACAGGGAACCTCAGGACAACCAAACGGAACCATTAAGGAACACGAAACGTGTTATTTTGACGGATGCTATGGTTGAACATTTGCTCACAACAGACATTCAAGCCCAGAATTTTAGTTCAATGGTCTCTAACCCTCATCCCTTTGCTGTGCGCGTCTTGTGCCAGAGTAAGCGTATGCAGGACATGCGCGAATATCGTCAAACCCAGCGACTGATCACGACGAAATCCTGGCTTCAACGCTTATTTGACAGACTCAAGGCCTGGTTTACAAAACCTTCAAATGAAATTGAAATGGAAGAGATTCTCGGCGGCAGTAAAGACTATCGTTTGTTATTTAAAGATCAGCAGGCCGAAATATATCGCCGCGAAACCAATGGTCAAATTCTTGTAATTGAAAAAAGACAGGATGTGGACAGCTTTGTCTTTTGCGGCGGTGGAGCTAAAATTTTTGCGCATGTAGGAGGAATCAAGGCTTTTGAAGAAGCTGGGATTAGCGCGGATAAATTTGCAGGAAGTTCGGCAGGAGCCATAATGGCTATTTTATGTTATATAGGCTGTTCTTCAGCTGAAATTCTTGAGTTTTTCCAGGGATTCAAAGAGGAAAATCTGATTCATTATGATATCGATAGTTCAGGACTTTCCGATGCTCGTGCATTGAAAGCGGCATTGGATTATATGATTGTTAAAAAAGTTAATGGAATTATTGATAAGTATTCCATTGATAAAACCGCAGAGGGCAGAAGGTTTTTAGCAGAGCATGTATTCCGGTTTGGCAAAATAACCTTTGAATCCTTGCATAAATTAAAGTGCAAATATCCCGATTGTGGTTTGGGTAAGGAGCTTATTGTAACTGCAACCCACGTTGAGCGCAGAGAAACACGTTATTTTTCATTTCCAACTACCCCATGGGCAGAAATTAGCGAGGCAGGAAAAACCTCAGCCAGTTTTCCAGTGATCTTTAAACCGACTCTACTTGATGGTAAACCCCATAAAGATGGTGGAATTTTAAATAATTTACCCACTGAAACATTTAAAGATGATCGGACAACCTTGTTGGAATCCGAGCACGGCAATTGTTTGAGAATGCTGGCATTTCAATTTGATCACGGTTACGAAAGAAGCTTGGTGGACCGGCTGGTTGAGCGAGTGTATCGGGAAAACTTCTTTTGGAACTGGATATATGGATTGTTAACGGGGGTTAAAGATCCTGTAAGCGGGTGGGAAAAAGACAGATTAAAATTGCTGCAGCATAGTAATCAAGTCGTATTGATTCCTGTAGGAAAAATTTCCTCCACTCAATTTAATCTGGATATGAGAGATCAAAATGAACTGGTCAAGAATGGTTATGAAGCAGCCAATCATTATATTCAAGCCAGATATGATAGAACAGAAGAAAAGGCTAAAAATGTAGAGCTTATGTTTTCCACGTTTTCTTCCCTGGAAGAGCTACTTTATTTTAGCTGTTATCGCGGGCATGCAGAGTGGTTTGAAAGAATTGCTCGTGAAGCCCAGCAAGAAGGAATGAGCGAGGAAAAAATAGTTGAACTGAGAAGAAATTATTTTACGCAAGCACAAAACAGGCATGAATCACCCACGGATCAAGACGATTTCACTTCTCATTTGTCTTCTGAAAGGACTGAAAAATGCTGGATATTCCGGAATATGCGATTATTCGAAGCGGTATATCCCATATTTCACCGTTTACCAAGCAATTTTGTTAATCATGCTAACGATGTAAAATTATTCAAACTAGCTCGCCATTTTCTTTCATTAAACCAACCCTTATTTGGTCTGCGTTACTTGAATGCCGTGAAAGGGCCAACGCATATACTCTTTCACATCTTTACCCAGTTCTTACAGAGTTCCCATTTGGCAAAGATAGAAGATATCGCTGAGAAATTTAAATTGCTTAATCGCGCCTTGCAGGTGAATGAGTATAAAATTAAAAGTGAAGTGTTTTGGGGAAATTGGAATTTATTACCCAGACAAGGTCTGAGAGTCATCAATCTCATTCTCAAGGAAAATTGGGAGGAGCTCCAGAATTTGTGTGCATCATTGAAGCAAGGTGAGGAACCTTTGGAAGTCTTCAGTGTACTTGATACGTCTATTGTAGAGGAAGAAGATGACATATACCTTGATAACCGGATCATCGAAGGGGATCGGTCGCGCCTTAGCATTTGA